In one Parageobacillus genomosp. 1 genomic region, the following are encoded:
- a CDS encoding MBL fold metallo-hydrolase, whose protein sequence is MKVTVIGYWGGFPAANEATSGYLFEHDDFRLLVDCGSGVLSKLQNYVPVEKLDAVVVSHYHHDHVADIGPLQYARLIKKNLGTDLPVLPIYGHPYDQGEFARLTHEGMTKGIAYHPEEPLQVGPFHITFMKTVHPVICYAMRIAAGEATVVYTADSSYLPEFAPFAKNADLLICECNFYAGQNAAPAGHMTSEEAATIARDADVAELWLTHLPHFGDHAQLVEEAGRQFSGKIQLAKTGLVWEKE, encoded by the coding sequence ATGAAAGTTACCGTCATCGGCTATTGGGGAGGATTTCCGGCCGCCAATGAAGCAACGTCCGGTTATTTGTTTGAACACGACGATTTTCGGTTGCTCGTTGACTGTGGAAGCGGTGTCTTGTCCAAACTGCAAAATTACGTGCCGGTAGAAAAACTGGATGCTGTCGTCGTCTCTCACTATCATCATGATCATGTTGCCGATATCGGTCCGCTGCAATATGCTCGCCTCATTAAGAAAAATCTCGGCACGGATCTGCCTGTGCTGCCGATTTACGGCCATCCATATGATCAAGGAGAATTTGCCCGTTTAACACACGAAGGAATGACGAAAGGAATCGCCTATCATCCAGAAGAGCCGCTTCAAGTGGGACCGTTTCACATCACGTTTATGAAAACCGTGCACCCGGTGATTTGTTATGCAATGCGGATTGCAGCAGGGGAAGCAACGGTCGTGTACACGGCAGACTCCAGCTATTTGCCGGAATTTGCCCCGTTTGCGAAAAATGCCGATTTGCTTATTTGTGAATGCAATTTTTACGCTGGACAAAACGCTGCACCCGCTGGCCATATGACAAGCGAAGAGGCAGCCACCATTGCCCGCGACGCCGACGTAGCGGAACTGTGGCTTACTCATTTGCCGCATTTTGGCGATCATGCGCAGCTTGTTGAAGAAGCCGGGCGGCAATTTTCCGGAAAAATACAGCTAGCGAAAACAGGTCTTGTGTGGGAAAAAGAATGA
- the yhfH gene encoding protein YhfH translates to MLVKVLEFFKNLPPKKCMQCGKEIEEQHECYGNTCPDCLGVAYHQ, encoded by the coding sequence ATGTTAGTGAAAGTGTTAGAATTTTTCAAAAATCTACCGCCAAAAAAATGCATGCAATGCGGCAAAGAAATTGAAGAGCAACATGAGTGCTACGGCAACACATGCCCTGATTGTCTTGGTGTCGCTTATCATCAATAA
- a CDS encoding ABC transporter permease, protein MLTAIFGAMEAGFIYAIMALGIYLSFRILDFPDLTVDGSFVTGAAVAAVLIINGTNPFFASAVALGAGFIAGAVTGLLHTKGKINPLLSGILMMIALYSINLRIMGRSNVPLLQQETVMTIIAEAWQKTGIDNVLNSIIAFSGFQPRTWAIFITMALLAVIVKLLLDLLLKTEIGLALRATGDNQPMVSSFSANTDWLIIFGLGLSNALVAFSGALVAQYGGFSDVGMGIGMIVIGLASVIIGEALFGTRSIARATLAVIGGAIVYRIILALALRVQFLETGDVKLITAVIVMIALIVPNIAAMQKEKRRKKRKMEKQARGEHVAGAQTDYESI, encoded by the coding sequence ATGTTAACAGCGATTTTTGGTGCTATGGAAGCAGGATTCATCTATGCCATTATGGCGCTAGGTATATATTTATCATTTCGAATTTTAGATTTTCCTGATTTAACGGTGGATGGCAGCTTTGTCACCGGGGCGGCCGTCGCCGCTGTGCTCATTATTAACGGAACAAATCCGTTTTTCGCTTCCGCCGTCGCATTGGGTGCGGGATTTATCGCTGGGGCGGTTACAGGACTGTTGCATACAAAGGGAAAAATTAATCCATTATTATCGGGCATATTAATGATGATTGCCCTTTATTCTATTAATCTGCGCATTATGGGACGCTCGAACGTGCCGCTTTTACAACAGGAAACGGTCATGACGATAATCGCCGAGGCGTGGCAAAAAACAGGGATAGACAATGTGTTAAACAGCATCATTGCTTTTTCCGGATTTCAGCCGCGGACATGGGCGATATTCATCACGATGGCGCTGCTCGCTGTCATCGTCAAGTTGCTGCTTGACCTGCTATTGAAAACGGAAATCGGGCTGGCGCTGCGCGCGACTGGAGACAATCAGCCGATGGTGTCGAGTTTTTCGGCCAATACCGATTGGCTCATCATTTTTGGCCTTGGGTTATCGAACGCACTCGTCGCCTTTTCCGGGGCGCTTGTCGCCCAATATGGCGGATTTAGCGACGTCGGCATGGGAATCGGGATGATCGTCATCGGACTAGCTTCCGTCATTATCGGGGAGGCGTTGTTTGGTACGCGCTCAATTGCGCGCGCTACATTGGCGGTTATTGGCGGCGCGATTGTCTACCGCATTATTTTAGCGCTCGCATTGCGGGTGCAGTTTTTGGAAACGGGAGATGTGAAGCTCATTACCGCTGTCATTGTCATGATTGCGTTGATCGTTCCAAACATCGCCGCTATGCAAAAAGAAAAGCGGCGGAAAAAGCGGAAAATGGAAAAACAAGCAAGGGGGGAGCACGTTGCTGGAGCTCAAACAGATTACGAAAGTATTTAA
- a CDS encoding YhgE/Pip domain-containing protein → MKGISLLWQEVQAIVRNRKALIPIIAILFIPLLYSGMFLWAFWDPYGHLDRLPVAVVNNDRGAEFNGETLKLGDELVDNLKENKKFAWQFVSEKEAKKGLEEQKYYMAVIIPENFSENATTLQDEQPKPMKLIYMPNEGFNFLAAQIGDSAVEKIKEEVAKNVTKTYAETMLDNVKEMAGGLEQASDGANQLHDGVKQATDGGAALQTGLHSAKDGSGKLKEGAHTAKNGAAELYKNLKLLAEHSLTFENGLQSASSGADQLRAGLGRLQDGFLKMQDGHSQLLAGAKQAETGAQRLSDGLHESLNGMEQMKEKMPQLTDGAQKLQEGAVQLASSMEQWKQGADQTKAGAAQVSQGLEQAVAQLDDLISKTTDPTEKALLQTMKQNLQPLVQGSKEVAGGINELANSATALKAGADQLADGAAGLHQGQLALNEGVEKLLAGQQQLASGADALVAGQAKVVQGLTTFGEKLAEGKTGVDQLAAGTRELSSGLHQLAQGSGKLTAGTNQLAAGSGQLASGMTELDNGASALSAGIDKLSNGSDQLVNGMNKLDAGSKELADKLKDGAKKANDVKVNDDVYNMFADPVKKENENIHHVPNYGTGFTPYFLSLGLFVGALLISIVFPLREPAGVPTSGISWFISKFGILVAIGILQSLLADAVLLGALDIHVQSVTKFILFTVITSITFISLIQFLVTLLGDPGRFIAIVILILQLTTSAGTFPLEVIPKSLQHFNTWLPMTYSVFGLKAAISTGDFAFMWHNAAILGLFAAIFIIGTVIYFTVQHHRQFYTLLKNKVEAPEA, encoded by the coding sequence ATGAAAGGCATTTCGTTATTATGGCAAGAAGTACAGGCGATTGTCCGCAATCGAAAAGCGCTCATTCCTATCATCGCCATTTTGTTCATCCCGCTCTTATACAGCGGCATGTTTCTATGGGCGTTTTGGGACCCATACGGTCATTTGGACCGATTGCCAGTGGCCGTTGTCAACAATGACAGGGGTGCGGAATTCAATGGCGAAACACTAAAGCTTGGAGACGAATTAGTCGACAACTTAAAGGAAAATAAAAAATTCGCTTGGCAGTTTGTGTCCGAGAAAGAAGCAAAAAAAGGATTGGAAGAGCAAAAATATTACATGGCCGTCATCATACCGGAAAACTTCTCCGAAAACGCAACGACTTTGCAAGACGAACAGCCGAAACCGATGAAGCTTATTTATATGCCAAACGAAGGATTTAACTTTTTAGCAGCGCAAATCGGCGATTCGGCGGTAGAAAAGATTAAAGAAGAAGTCGCCAAAAACGTCACGAAAACATACGCGGAAACGATGTTGGACAACGTGAAAGAAATGGCGGGAGGGCTCGAGCAAGCGAGCGATGGCGCCAATCAGCTGCATGATGGCGTGAAACAGGCAACAGACGGGGGAGCAGCGCTGCAAACCGGTCTTCACTCCGCCAAAGACGGAAGCGGTAAATTAAAGGAAGGTGCGCATACAGCGAAAAACGGCGCTGCGGAACTATATAAAAACTTAAAACTGCTCGCGGAACATTCGCTGACGTTTGAAAACGGACTGCAATCGGCTAGCAGCGGCGCCGATCAGCTTCGTGCGGGGCTTGGGCGATTGCAAGATGGATTTCTGAAAATGCAGGACGGCCATTCGCAATTGCTAGCGGGAGCGAAACAGGCGGAAACTGGCGCGCAAAGGCTGTCGGACGGTCTGCATGAGTCGCTCAATGGAATGGAACAGATGAAAGAAAAAATGCCGCAGTTAACGGATGGGGCGCAGAAATTACAAGAAGGAGCCGTCCAGCTTGCATCGTCCATGGAACAATGGAAACAAGGAGCAGATCAAACAAAAGCAGGAGCAGCGCAAGTAAGCCAAGGGTTAGAACAAGCGGTGGCACAATTAGATGACTTGATCTCCAAAACCACAGACCCGACAGAAAAAGCGTTATTGCAAACGATGAAACAAAATTTACAACCGCTTGTGCAAGGCAGCAAGGAAGTTGCCGGCGGAATAAATGAACTGGCCAATAGCGCCACCGCATTGAAAGCTGGCGCAGACCAGCTTGCCGATGGGGCCGCCGGGCTTCATCAAGGACAGCTGGCGTTGAATGAGGGAGTAGAAAAACTTTTGGCCGGCCAGCAGCAATTAGCAAGCGGTGCGGATGCGCTTGTGGCCGGACAGGCAAAAGTAGTGCAAGGATTGACGACGTTTGGTGAAAAATTAGCGGAAGGAAAAACGGGGGTAGATCAACTCGCCGCTGGAACCAGAGAATTATCGTCCGGTCTGCACCAGCTTGCGCAAGGGTCCGGAAAATTGACAGCTGGCACGAATCAGCTTGCCGCTGGCTCGGGACAGCTGGCAAGCGGCATGACTGAGCTCGACAACGGTGCTTCAGCCTTGTCGGCAGGAATCGATAAACTGTCGAACGGTTCCGACCAACTGGTGAACGGCATGAACAAGTTGGACGCTGGTTCGAAGGAGTTGGCCGACAAGTTAAAAGACGGTGCGAAAAAAGCGAACGACGTAAAAGTCAATGATGATGTATATAACATGTTTGCCGATCCGGTGAAAAAAGAAAATGAAAACATTCATCATGTGCCAAACTATGGAACCGGCTTTACGCCATATTTTCTATCATTAGGATTATTCGTCGGCGCGCTGCTCATATCGATTGTGTTTCCATTGCGTGAGCCAGCCGGTGTGCCAACGTCAGGAATCAGCTGGTTTATAAGTAAATTCGGTATTTTAGTTGCGATCGGCATCCTTCAGTCGCTGTTAGCGGATGCGGTATTGCTTGGCGCGCTTGATATCCATGTGCAAAGCGTTACTAAATTTATTCTGTTTACGGTCATTACGAGCATTACGTTTATTTCTTTAATCCAATTCCTTGTGACGTTGCTTGGCGATCCGGGACGATTTATTGCGATTGTGATTTTGATTTTGCAGCTGACAACAAGCGCAGGCACGTTCCCGCTTGAAGTCATCCCGAAATCGCTGCAGCATTTTAACACCTGGCTGCCGATGACGTACTCGGTATTCGGATTGAAAGCCGCCATTTCTACTGGTGATTTTGCGTTTATGTGGCATAACGCGGCAATTTTAGGTCTGTTTGCGGCAATTTTCATCATTGGCACGGTCATATACTTTACCGTTCAGCATCATCGCCAGTTTTACACGCTATTGAAAAACAAAGTGGAAGCTCCTGAAGCCTAA
- a CDS encoding TetR/AcrR family transcriptional regulator, which produces MTIDRKRQIIEAAAQSFSQFGYKATTMEQIAKLANVGKGTIYTFFKNKEDLLDEIISSLIVEIKEAAEQAMDPHLPFSENAHRALYRILEFRQQHQLTAKLLQEVRSIGTSAVQEVLKKLDRAIIEFIREKIDMAIRKGEIRPCDSEITAFLMLKAYIALIVDWEKDHEPLPKEKIAELFELYFLKGLSN; this is translated from the coding sequence ATGACAATCGATCGAAAACGGCAAATTATCGAAGCGGCGGCACAATCGTTTTCCCAGTTCGGCTACAAGGCGACAACGATGGAACAGATCGCTAAGCTTGCCAATGTCGGGAAAGGAACGATTTACACGTTTTTTAAAAACAAGGAAGATTTGCTCGATGAAATTATTTCTTCGCTGATTGTCGAAATAAAAGAAGCGGCGGAGCAGGCGATGGATCCGCATCTTCCTTTTTCAGAAAACGCCCACCGCGCTTTATACCGCATTTTGGAGTTTCGCCAGCAGCACCAATTAACAGCCAAGCTGCTTCAAGAAGTGCGGAGCATTGGGACGTCGGCGGTCCAAGAAGTGTTGAAAAAACTAGACCGAGCGATTATCGAGTTCATTCGCGAAAAAATCGATATGGCGATCCGCAAGGGCGAAATTCGTCCATGCGATTCGGAAATTACTGCGTTTTTAATGTTAAAAGCGTATATTGCTCTCATTGTCGACTGGGAAAAAGATCATGAGCCGCTGCCAAAGGAAAAAATCGCGGAATTATTTGAGCTTTATTTTCTGAAAGGATTGTCCAATTAG
- the hemY gene encoding protoporphyrinogen oxidase, which yields MSEGKRTVVIIGGGITGIAAAYYLQKAVKEKQLPLECKLIEATHRLGGKVQTVIRDGFVIERGPDSFLARKTSVSRLVHEVGLEDEIVHNATGKSYILANGKLYPIPGGAVMGIPTQLGPFITTGLFSPLGKLRAALDFVLPPTKAEGDLSLGQFFRRRFGDEVVDNLIEPLLSGIYAGDIDQMSLMSTFPQFFQVEQQHGSLILGAKRTTPKAQKERKGAFQTLKTGLQSLVDEVEKRLEPGSVVKGVRVEQVKRDGAKYRLRLSTGEEWKADSIIIATPHSSVPTMFAGYTFFAPFQSVPSTSVATVALAFSESAIEQDIDGTGFVVSRRNDYTITACTWTHKKWPHTTPPGKALLRCYVGRPDDEEIVEQSDDEIVRVVMDDLNKIMRINGHPEFFVISRWKQAMPQYTVGHKERLAKIKEQMATELPGVFLAGSSYEGLGLPDCIDQGENAVRAVLDYLQLNVEKFAEVN from the coding sequence GTGAGTGAAGGAAAACGTACGGTAGTGATTATCGGAGGGGGCATCACAGGTATTGCTGCCGCTTATTATTTGCAAAAAGCGGTGAAAGAAAAGCAGCTTCCGCTAGAATGCAAGCTGATTGAGGCGACGCATCGCTTAGGCGGAAAAGTGCAAACGGTGATCCGTGATGGGTTTGTTATTGAACGCGGCCCCGATTCCTTTTTGGCGCGCAAAACAAGCGTTTCCCGACTTGTACATGAGGTGGGGCTAGAAGACGAAATCGTCCATAACGCGACGGGAAAATCATACATTTTAGCAAACGGCAAATTATATCCGATACCAGGCGGAGCGGTCATGGGAATTCCTACCCAGCTCGGCCCATTTATTACGACGGGATTGTTTTCTCCGCTGGGAAAACTGCGGGCCGCGCTCGATTTTGTGCTCCCGCCGACGAAAGCGGAAGGAGACTTATCGTTAGGCCAATTTTTCCGCCGCCGTTTCGGCGATGAAGTCGTTGACAATTTAATCGAGCCGCTGCTGTCCGGTATTTATGCCGGCGATATTGACCAAATGAGCTTAATGTCGACATTTCCACAGTTCTTTCAAGTAGAGCAGCAGCACGGCAGCCTGATACTCGGCGCGAAACGGACTACCCCAAAAGCGCAAAAAGAGCGGAAAGGCGCGTTTCAAACGTTAAAAACCGGGCTGCAATCATTGGTGGACGAAGTAGAAAAACGGTTGGAACCAGGCAGTGTGGTAAAAGGAGTGCGGGTGGAACAGGTGAAGCGGGACGGAGCGAAATACCGGCTGCGTTTAAGCACTGGAGAGGAGTGGAAAGCGGACAGCATTATTATTGCGACACCGCACTCCTCTGTTCCCACAATGTTTGCGGGTTACACATTTTTTGCGCCGTTTCAGTCGGTGCCGTCCACATCGGTGGCGACCGTCGCGCTCGCCTTTTCGGAAAGCGCCATTGAACAAGATATTGACGGAACGGGCTTTGTCGTTTCCCGTCGCAACGATTATACGATTACCGCCTGCACGTGGACGCATAAAAAATGGCCGCATACCACACCGCCAGGAAAAGCGTTGCTGCGCTGTTATGTCGGCCGTCCGGACGATGAGGAAATCGTCGAGCAATCTGACGATGAAATCGTCCGCGTCGTGATGGATGATTTAAATAAAATTATGCGCATTAACGGGCATCCGGAGTTTTTTGTCATATCCCGCTGGAAACAGGCGATGCCGCAGTATACGGTCGGCCACAAAGAACGGCTGGCGAAAATAAAAGAACAGATGGCTACAGAACTTCCTGGCGTATTTTTAGCGGGAAGCTCCTACGAAGGATTAGGGTTGCCGGACTGCATCGATCAAGGAGAAAATGCAGTTCGCGCTGTGCTCGATTATTTGCAGCTGAATGTGGAAAAATTTGCCGAGGTTAACTAA
- a CDS encoding ABC transporter substrate-binding protein, protein MMKKRIQRLAMLCSASFLLLSGCGAKETSENKEGAEKKTYHIGVTQIVEHPSLDAAFKGFKQALKDKGLSVSYDVQIAQGDMNNNQTIANNFVSEGVDLIFANSTPSAQAALNATKDIPIVFTSVTDPVGAQLVQSMEKPGGNVTGTTDTHPDAIPKTVQFIDKYINGNRIGMVYNAGEQNSVAQVDVVKQAIKGTDLQIVPVSVSTSAEVKQATESLVGKADCIYIITDNTVVSALESVIQVASEHDIPLFVGELDSVKRGGFAAYGFDYYDIGYEAGEMAAQILKEGKKPADLPVQYPQKLKLLINKKAAKDMGIELNPEWDSIAEYIE, encoded by the coding sequence ATGATGAAAAAAAGGATTCAGCGTTTGGCAATGTTATGCTCGGCAAGCTTTTTGCTTTTGAGTGGATGCGGAGCAAAAGAAACGAGTGAAAACAAAGAGGGGGCAGAAAAGAAAACGTACCATATCGGCGTGACGCAAATCGTCGAACATCCTTCGCTCGATGCGGCTTTTAAAGGCTTTAAACAGGCGCTGAAAGACAAAGGGTTGTCCGTTTCCTATGATGTGCAAATCGCGCAAGGAGACATGAATAACAATCAGACGATTGCGAATAACTTCGTATCGGAGGGAGTGGATTTAATTTTTGCCAATTCCACACCAAGCGCCCAAGCGGCGTTGAATGCGACGAAAGATATTCCGATCGTGTTTACTTCGGTCACCGATCCGGTCGGAGCACAGCTCGTGCAATCGATGGAAAAGCCGGGAGGCAATGTGACGGGGACGACCGATACGCATCCGGATGCGATTCCAAAAACAGTGCAATTCATTGACAAGTATATAAATGGCAATCGCATTGGCATGGTTTATAACGCCGGGGAGCAAAACTCGGTCGCTCAAGTCGATGTGGTCAAACAAGCGATCAAAGGAACAGATTTGCAAATTGTTCCGGTTTCTGTATCGACGTCTGCGGAAGTAAAACAGGCGACGGAATCGCTTGTCGGAAAAGCGGACTGCATTTATATCATTACCGATAATACTGTTGTCTCTGCGCTCGAGTCGGTCATTCAAGTGGCGAGCGAGCATGATATTCCGCTGTTTGTCGGCGAATTGGATTCAGTGAAGCGCGGCGGCTTTGCCGCTTATGGTTTTGACTATTACGACATTGGCTATGAAGCTGGGGAAATGGCGGCACAGATTTTAAAAGAGGGGAAAAAGCCAGCGGATTTGCCAGTACAATATCCGCAAAAATTAAAGCTGTTGATTAACAAAAAAGCGGCGAAAGACATGGGTATCGAACTGAACCCAGAATGGGATTCGATTGCGGAATATATAGAATAA
- the hemH gene encoding ferrochelatase, with protein MAKKQIGLLVMAYGTPYKEEDIERYYTHIRHGRRPSDELLEDLKQRYKAIGGISPLAKITLEQAKQLEDRLNEIQDDVEFRMYLGLKHIEPFIEDAVRKMHEDGIEEAVSIVLAPHFSTFSIQSYNERAKSEAQKLGGPVIYTIDSWHDEPKFIDYWVEKVKEVFASMPKEEREKAVLIVSAHSLPEKIITAGDPYPKQLEETAKWIAEKAGVKHYAVGWQSAGNTPEPWLGPDVQDLTRQLHKEKGYTSFVYVPVGFVADHLEVLYDNDIECKQVTEEIGAKYYRPEMPNANPEFIDALANVVLKRIKLL; from the coding sequence ATGGCAAAAAAGCAAATCGGGTTATTAGTAATGGCATACGGAACTCCATACAAAGAAGAGGATATTGAACGGTACTATACACATATTCGCCATGGAAGAAGACCTTCCGATGAGCTGCTTGAAGATTTAAAGCAGCGCTATAAAGCGATTGGCGGCATTTCGCCGTTGGCAAAAATTACGCTCGAACAGGCGAAACAGCTAGAAGATCGACTCAATGAAATACAAGACGATGTGGAGTTCCGCATGTACTTAGGATTAAAACATATTGAACCGTTTATAGAGGATGCGGTAAGAAAGATGCACGAAGACGGAATCGAAGAAGCGGTAAGCATCGTTCTTGCACCGCATTTTTCCACGTTCAGTATTCAATCGTACAATGAAAGGGCAAAATCGGAGGCGCAAAAGTTAGGCGGGCCGGTCATTTATACGATTGACAGCTGGCATGACGAGCCGAAATTTATCGATTATTGGGTGGAAAAAGTAAAAGAAGTGTTTGCCTCGATGCCAAAAGAGGAACGGGAAAAAGCGGTGCTTATTGTATCGGCGCATAGCCTTCCGGAAAAAATTATCACTGCCGGCGACCCGTATCCAAAACAGCTGGAAGAAACAGCGAAGTGGATTGCTGAAAAAGCAGGTGTGAAACATTATGCGGTCGGCTGGCAAAGCGCCGGCAATACACCGGAACCTTGGCTGGGGCCGGATGTGCAAGATTTGACGAGACAGTTGCATAAAGAAAAAGGATACACATCATTTGTCTATGTTCCGGTTGGATTTGTCGCCGATCATTTAGAAGTGCTGTATGACAATGATATCGAATGTAAGCAAGTAACCGAGGAAATCGGCGCGAAATACTACCGTCCGGAAATGCCAAATGCGAATCCGGAATTTATCGATGCGTTAGCGAACGTTGTATTAAAACGGATCAAACTTTTATAA
- a CDS encoding fatty acid--CoA ligase family protein: MNLSLRLAEVAKQLPDKTAYVFEGERSTYGELNAAISKFASGLYNMGIRQGDHIALLLGNSPQFVIGLYGALRLGATVIPINPIYTPDEIGYILLNGDVKAVIALDLLVPMFAQAQGSLPLLKQVIICETPQGKEKGISLPESMKSFADVLQSGDVHFQGPELQDDDVAVILYTSGTTGKPKGAMLTHKNLYSNAQDIANYLKIDENDRVIATLPMFHVFCLSVALNAPLMNGGTVLIVPKFSPAKIFQIAREQQATIFAGVPTMYNFLYQYEGGSAEDFRTLRLCISGGSSMPVALLKNFEQKFNVIVSEGYGLSEASPVTCFNPLDRPRKPGSIGTSIMNVENKVVNEFGEEVPVGEVGELVVRGPNVMKGYYKMPEETAHALRDGWLHTGDLARMDEEGYFYIVDRKKEMIIVGGYNVYPREVEEVLYSHPDVVEAAVVGVPDPDYGEAVKGFVVSKNPQLTEEALIEYCCHHLAKYKVPSSIEFLDELPKNTTGKILRRVLKERLISSHS; encoded by the coding sequence ATGAATTTATCGTTACGATTGGCAGAAGTAGCCAAGCAGCTACCTGACAAAACAGCGTATGTATTTGAAGGGGAACGCAGTACATACGGGGAACTGAATGCCGCCATTTCTAAATTCGCAAGCGGCTTATATAATATGGGAATCCGTCAAGGCGACCATATTGCGCTTCTGCTTGGAAATTCGCCGCAGTTTGTCATCGGCTTGTACGGAGCGCTGCGGTTAGGGGCGACGGTCATTCCGATCAATCCGATTTATACGCCGGATGAAATCGGATATATTTTATTGAACGGAGATGTGAAAGCGGTTATCGCGCTTGATTTGCTTGTTCCGATGTTTGCCCAGGCGCAAGGGAGCCTGCCGCTTCTTAAGCAGGTGATCATTTGCGAGACGCCGCAAGGAAAGGAAAAAGGGATTTCGTTGCCGGAATCAATGAAATCGTTTGCAGACGTCCTACAATCCGGTGATGTGCATTTCCAAGGTCCGGAGCTGCAAGATGACGATGTCGCCGTGATTTTGTACACGTCAGGAACGACCGGAAAGCCGAAAGGAGCGATGCTGACACATAAAAATTTATATAGCAACGCCCAAGATATTGCCAATTACTTAAAAATTGATGAAAACGATCGCGTGATTGCGACGCTGCCGATGTTCCACGTATTTTGTTTGTCGGTGGCTCTGAATGCACCGCTGATGAACGGAGGAACCGTCCTCATTGTTCCGAAGTTTAGTCCGGCGAAAATTTTTCAAATTGCCCGCGAACAACAAGCGACCATTTTTGCCGGCGTGCCGACGATGTATAATTTTCTATATCAATATGAGGGAGGAAGCGCGGAAGACTTCCGTACATTGCGCCTCTGCATTTCCGGCGGCTCATCGATGCCGGTCGCATTGTTAAAAAATTTCGAGCAAAAATTCAACGTCATTGTCTCGGAAGGCTACGGCCTATCGGAAGCATCGCCGGTTACGTGCTTTAACCCGCTCGATCGCCCACGTAAACCCGGTTCGATTGGGACAAGCATTATGAACGTTGAAAACAAAGTGGTCAACGAATTTGGCGAGGAAGTGCCGGTAGGGGAAGTCGGCGAACTTGTTGTCCGCGGTCCAAACGTGATGAAAGGTTACTATAAAATGCCGGAAGAAACCGCCCATGCACTCCGCGACGGCTGGCTCCACACCGGGGATTTAGCGAGAATGGATGAGGAAGGATATTTTTATATTGTCGATCGCAAAAAAGAAATGATTATTGTCGGCGGCTATAACGTTTATCCGCGTGAAGTAGAAGAAGTGCTGTACAGCCATCCGGATGTGGTCGAAGCAGCGGTGGTTGGCGTGCCGGATCCCGATTACGGCGAAGCGGTAAAAGGGTTTGTCGTTTCGAAAAACCCGCAGTTAACGGAAGAAGCGTTAATCGAGTATTGCTGCCACCATCTTGCCAAATATAAAGTCCCTAGTTCAATCGAGTTTTTAGACGAACTTCCAAAAAATACGACCGGAAAAATTTTACGCCGTGTCCTAAAAGAACGGTTAATTTCCTCCCATTCATAA
- a CDS encoding ABC transporter ATP-binding protein: protein MLELKQITKVFNEGTVDEKVALRTINLTLAPGDFVTIIGSNGAGKSTMMNIISGRLFPDTGVVRINGKDVTAMKEHERARYIGRVFQDPLAGTAPHMTIEENLALAYNRTKRRTLKFGVTKQKRDFFRETLKTLHLGLESRLNAKVGMLSGGERQALSLLMATFTKPDLLLLDEHTAALDPARAELVTELTKEIVEKYQLTTLMVTHNMEQALRLGNRLIMMDRGQIIFEASGKEKQALTVERLLQEFQRIRGSQFASDRAVLG, encoded by the coding sequence TTGCTGGAGCTCAAACAGATTACGAAAGTATTTAATGAGGGAACTGTAGATGAGAAAGTAGCGCTGCGAACGATTAATTTAACGCTTGCCCCCGGCGATTTCGTTACGATTATCGGTAGCAACGGCGCCGGAAAATCGACGATGATGAACATTATTTCCGGACGGCTGTTTCCCGATACGGGCGTGGTGCGGATCAATGGCAAAGATGTAACAGCCATGAAGGAGCATGAACGCGCCCGCTATATCGGCCGCGTATTTCAAGACCCGCTTGCCGGCACAGCGCCGCATATGACCATCGAGGAAAACTTGGCGCTTGCTTACAACCGCACGAAGCGGCGTACGTTAAAATTCGGCGTGACGAAACAAAAGCGTGACTTTTTCCGCGAGACGTTAAAGACGCTTCACTTAGGACTTGAAAGCCGATTGAACGCCAAAGTCGGAATGCTATCCGGCGGGGAGCGGCAGGCGCTGTCGCTGTTAATGGCGACGTTTACGAAGCCGGATTTGCTGCTTTTGGATGAACATACGGCCGCGTTGGACCCGGCGCGCGCCGAGCTCGTTACGGAGCTGACGAAAGAAATCGTTGAAAAATATCAGCTGACGACGCTGATGGTGACGCACAATATGGAGCAGGCGCTCCGCCTTGGTAATCGCCTCATTATGATGGACCGTGGGCAAATTATTTTCGAAGCGAGCGGCAAGGAGAAACAAGCATTGACGGTCGAGCGGCTGCTGCAAGAGTTTCAGCGTATCCGCGGCAGCCAATTCGCCAGCGACCGCGCCGTGCTAGGATAA